Within Microterricola gilva, the genomic segment GAGCAGCCCGTTCTCACCGGTCTCGACTTCCGCACGGCGCCAGGAACGACGACCGCCGTCATCGGCAGCACCGGTTCAGGCAAGACGACGCTGATCAACCTGCTGCCGCGGCTCTTCGATGCCACGGATGGGACCGTCAAGGTCGACGGCGTCGACGTGCGCGAGATCGACCCTGAGCTGCTCTGGGCCCACATCGGCCTGGTGCCGCAGAAGCCGTATCTGTTCTCCGGAACCGTTGCGAGCAATCTGCGCTACGGCAAGAGCGATGCAACAGACACCGAGCTCTGGCACGCCCTCGAGGTGGCCCAGGCGCGGGACTTCGTCGCGGCGATGCCCGGCGGCCTCGACGCCCCGATCAGCCAGGGCGGCACGAACGTCTCCGGCGGCCAGCGCCAACGTCTGGCCATCGCCAGGGCGCTCGTGAAACGACCGGCGATCTACATCTTCGACGACTCGTTCTCGGCCCTCGACCTGACGACCGACGCGAATCTGCGGCGGGCGCTGCGCGCAGACATCGGCGATGCGACGCTCTTCATCGTCGCCCAGCGGGTGTCGACGATCATCGACGCCGACCAGATCCTCGTGCTCGAACACGGGGAGATCGTCGGACGGGGCAGTCATCACGAGCTGCTGGAGAGTTCGGAAACCTATGCGGAGATCGTGTCGTCGCAGCTCACCGCGGAGGAAGCAGCATGAGTACGACGGAAGACGCCGCGAACGAGACGAGCACGGGCAGCACCCCGACGCGACCGGCACCCCAGCGCGGCCCGATGGGCGGCCGGGGTCCGATGGGCGGTGGCGGTGCGCCCGTCGAGAAGCCGAAGAACTTCGGATCGTCGCTGAAGCGCCTGATGGGGCGGCTGCGCCCCGAGTCGTTCCAGATCATCTCGGTCACGATCCTCGCGGTCATCGGCGTGGTCTTCAGCGTGCTCGGCCCGAAACTGCTCGGCGAGGGAACGAACATCATCTTCTCCGGTGCCATCTCCGCGCAGATGCCGGCCGGCGCCACCAAGGCGGAGGTGATCGCCGGGCTGCGCGCATCCGGGCAGGATCAGCTCGCCGACATGATCGCGCCGATGCAGCTGACACCGGGTGAGGGCATCGACTTCGCGGCCCTGGGCTCCGTGCTGCTCGGCGTGCTCGCACTGTACGTGCTGGCATCCGTCTTCATGTGGTTGCAGGGCTTCGTGCTGAACGGCAGCGTGCAGCGCACGATCTACCGCCTGCGCGAGGACATCGAGACGAAACTGAACGCGCTGCCGCTGAGCTACTTCGACAAGATGCAGCGAGGTGAGCTGCTCAGCCGCGTGACGAACGACATCGACAACGTGTCGCAGAGCCTGCAGCAGACGCTGAGCCAGGCGCTGACCTCGATCCTCACGGTGATCGGCGTCGTGATCATGATGTTCAGCATCTCACCGGTGCTCGCCGGGGTCGCGCTCGTCACGATCCCGCTGACCGTGCTGATCACGGTGATCATCGGCAAGCGGTCGCAGAAGCTCTTCGTCTCGCAATGGAAGCACACGGGGGAGTTGAACGCGCGCATCGAGGAGACGTTCACCGGGCACTCGCTGGTCAAGGTGTTCGGCAGGCAGAAGGAGACGAACGCCGAGTTCACCGCCAAGAACGAGCAGCTCTACGGGGCGAGCTTCGGCGCCCAGTTCGTCTCCGGAATCATCATGCCGGCCATGATGTTCGTCGGAAACCTGGTCTACGTCGCCATCGCCGTGATCGGCGGACTCATGGTGGCGAGCGGGCAGATGCTCCTCGGCGACGTGCAGGCCTTCATCCAGTACTCGCGGCAGTTCACGCAGCCGCTCAGCCAGCTCGGTTCGATGGCGAACCTGCTGCAGTCCGGCGTCGCCTCGGCCGAACGGGTGTTCGAGCTGCTCGACGCCGACGAGCAGTCCTCGGATGCCGCGGCCCCGGCATCCGCGCCGCTGAAGGCCGACGGTGGCAGCGGTCGTCTCGTCTTCGACGACGTCACCTTCCGCTACACGGAGGACAAGCCGCTGATCGAGCACCTCAACCTCGTTGCGGAGCCGGGTCACACGATCGCGATCGTGGGGCCGACCGGGGCGGGCAAGACGACCCTGGTCAACCTGATCATGCGCTTCTACGAGCTGAACTCCGGCCGCATCACGCTGGACGGCGTCGACATCGCCACGATGACGCGCGCCGACCTCCGCGGGCGAATGGGCATGGTGCTGCAGGACACCTGGCTGTTCGGCGGAACGATCCGTGACAACATCGCGTACGGCCGCTCCGATGCGACAGAGGAGGAGATCCTGGCCGCGGCGAGGGCCACCTATGTCGACCGCTTCGTGCGCTCGCTGCCAGAGGGCTACGACACGGTGCTCGACGATGAGGCAGGCAACATCAGCGCAGGCGAGAAGCAGCTGATCACGATTGCGCGCGCCTTCCTCGCCCAGCCGAGCGTGCTGATCCTCGACGAGGCGACGAGCTCCGTCGACACCCGTACTGAGTTGCTCGTGCAGAAGGCGATGAGCGCGTTGCGGAGCGACAGGACGAGCTTCGTGATCGCGCACCGCCTGTCGACGATCCGCGATGCCGACCTCATCGTCGTGATGGAGAACGGGCACATCGTCGAGCAGGGCACCCACAGCGCGCTGCTCGTGCAGGGCGGCGCTTACTACCGTCTCTACAACGCCCAGTTCGAGGCACCGGCGATCGAGGACGCCGAGCTGCACGCGGTGGAGGCGCTGCTCGAACGGGGCGCGGAGCCTGCGGCGGACACCGAGGAGGGCGCGGCCTGACGCGGGGCGCCCGCGGCCCTGGAACGCCGCCGCGGGTGTCTCGCTGCGGCCTCTCCTGCACAGGGGCGGGCGGCGGGATGATTGTGCACAGCCGGCCATCCCGGCCAGAAGCGGAGTCGCGCTGCGGCGCAGACTCTCCGCATGACCACAATCATCACGGCACGAGACGGACAGGACCTCCTCGCCCTCGTGCCGGAGTTGGCCGGATTCCGGCCCGTCGAGAGCCTCGTGCTCGTCGCGTTCCGCGGCAAACGCAGCTGCGGCGCTTTGCGGGCGGACCTGCCACACAGCTCAGATGCCGACGTGTTGAGCGCGGTGGCATCGTCGCTGATCGGGCTGCTCTGCAAGATCCCTGAGGCGGATGCCGTCGTGCCGCTTGTGTACACCTCTGCCCGCTTCGACGCCGGCAACGTTCCGCCGCACGGCGAGGCGATGAACGCGGTCATCTTCCACGCCGAGGAGTCGGGATTCCTCGTGCGGGACGCGCTCTGCGTCGCGGCGGACGGCTGGGCCTCGTACCTCGACACGGCCGTGCCTCCGGGCGGGCATGCGCTGGCACTCATCGCGGAGTCCACGGTCACCGCGCAGCTGGCGGCCGAACGACCGCCTGGGGCGCCAGCCGACCGGGCGATGCACGACCAACGCGGACCCGATCCGCGCCGTACGGCCGATCTCGTCACCCGGCAGCGGATGGGGCGGCTGATCAACCGGTTCCGGGCGATGGCGAGCGACCCGGCAGCGCTCGGCGAGCCGTCGGCCGAGCTCGCCGCGCTCCTGGGGCTTCCAGCCGTCGCCGAGATGAGCGTCAACTGCCCCGCCGAGACGGTGAGCGAACTGGACGCGGCAGCCCTGCTCTTCGCCATGCAGGGCCCGCCGGCCCGGGACATGTTGCTGATCCACTGGGCGTTCGGAGTCGAGGCCGGCGCGAGAGCCGAGCGTGAGAATCTCCGATTCGCGGCAGGCGAACCCGGGGCGGGGCGAGAGAGCGCTGCACTGTTCTGGGGTGAGGGGCCACGGCCAGATCCGGAACGGATCGAGGCGGCGATCGAGTTGCTCCTCGAACTCGTTGCCAGGGCTCCGCGGCGCTGCAAGCCGCCGGCGCTCAGCATGCTGGCCTGGCTCAACTGGGCGCTCGGGCGCAGCAGTCGGGCGGCCGTGTTCATCGAGATGGCGCTGGCAATTGACCCCGGCTACGGCTTGGCCGAGATCCTCGAGACGATGCTCTCGATCGGCCGCCTGCCGGAGTGGGCCTTCGCCGTGCCGGTGGCGGCCGCATCGGCGGCACGGCACGATGGCCGCACCGCCGAGACCTCGGTCAGGAGTTCGGCTGGTCGAAGCGCGCGCCGCGCGGGTCGGCGGGCAGCACAGCGAGGACGAGGATGATGAGCGATCCGATCGACGGGATCAGGTTGAGCAGGTACATCCAGCCGCTCTGGTTGATGTCGTGCAGGCGGCGGACGCCGAGCGAGATGCTCGGAATCACCGTGGCGATGTACCAGATGCCGAGGAGCCCGAAGCCGAGGCCGAACAGCGGGCCGGGGGTTGACGCGCCGGTCGTCGTGTCGATGGTCGACCCGGAGAGAGCGAGGAAGAGGGTGAGCAGCCCGAGGACCGTGGTGATGAGCACCTGGACGAGCACCCACTTCCAGTACTCGCTGCGGCTGGCGCGGCCGGCGAAGGTCGCGTACTTCTTCCAGAAGCGGGTGAATGCAGCGGAGAACGGCGCGTTGTAGTACGGCGCCCAGAGCGGCGGAACGCCGGCGGTCTGCGGCTCGGCCGGGATGTAGGGGGTGGGCGCACTGGGCGCTGGCGTAGTCATGATTGCGAGTGTAGGGGCTGAGCGGCCCCGAACGGGGGAGGCCTGCGCACAAATGGGCGATCGGCGCCGAGCCTCAGTGCCCGAGTAGTGGGCCCATCAGCTTCGCGGCGACCGACGGTCGCTTGGTCAGCCGCTCCTCTGAATCGGCGAGACCGGTGGCGAGCAGGCCGAGATTCGCGCCGACGAAACGCAGCGGCTCCGGTTCCCACTGCGGAGAACGGTGGTTGACCCACGGCAGCTCGGTGAGTGGGCTGTGCTCATCCCGGATCAGCGCGCTGAGCGTGCGCCCGGCGAGGTTCGTCGTGCTGAGCCCGTCGCCGACGTAGCCGCCCGCGAGGGCGACCCCGGTCTTCGGGTTGAAGCTCGCCGTCGCTCGCCAATCGCGGTTCACCCCGAGAGCGCCACCCCACCGGTGCGTGATGGCGGCATCCGCGACGGCGGGGAAGAGGTCGACGAGCGCCTTTCGCAGGTGGGAGAAGACGCGGGGGTCGCGATCGTACTCCGGCCGGATCGCGCTGCCCCAGTGGTAGCGGGCTCCGCGGCCACCGAAGGCGATGCGGTTGTCTGCGGTGCGCTGCCCGTAGACGATGAGGTGCCGGTAGTCGCCGAAGGTCTGCCCGTGTTCGATGCCGATCTCGCGCCACAGCTCATCGCTGAGCGGCTCCGTGGCGATCATGAGGGAGTAGAGCGGGAGGATGTGCCTGCCGACTCGCGGCAGCGACGCCCCGTAGCCCTCGACGGCGATGACGATGTGCGTTGCGGAGACGGCCCCATCGATGACGTCGCCGTCCGGCCCCTGGCTGCGGAAGCGCACCCGCCTGGCGAACCAGTTGGTGACCTCGGTGTTCTCGAAGATGTGCACGCCGAGCCCCTCGACCACATCGGCCAGGCCACGCACCAGCTTGGCCGGCTGGAGTCTGGCGCACGCCGGGTCGAAGACGGCGCCGAGAGCCGGGCCGGAGCCGACGCCGGTCACGCCGAAGCGCCCGGCCACCTCCTCGCCGCCCCAGAGTTCCAACTCGTCAACACCGAACTCGGCCGCCTCGGCCACATCGGCGGATGCCGCGGCGAACTGCGGTTCGTTGCGCGCGAAGGTGACGGTGCCGCCGCGCACGAAGTCGCAGTCGATCCCCTCGTCGTTTGTGACGCGGCTGACCTCGTCGACGGTGTCGATCATCGCCTTCCGCATGGCGATGGCCGCATCGCGGCCGTGCGTGCGTTCCAGCGACGCCGCAGAGCTCGGGAACAGTGCGGAGCACCAGCCGCCGTTGCGGCCAGATGCCCCGAATCCGGCGAAATGCTTCTCGAGCACGGCGATGTTGAGACTCGGGTCAGCTTTGGCCAGGTAGTAGGCGGTCCAGAGTCCGGTGAGCCCGCCGCCGACGATGCACACGTCGAAGCGCGCGTTGCGGGCGAGGGCAGGGCGCGGGCGCAGGTCATCCGCACCGCTCTCCAGCAGCGCGTCGAACCAGAAGCTCAGCGGCTGGGCCGCGTCGAGCCTCAGAGCCGCGACCATGCCTCGCTCAGAACACCACGCAGGATGTCGGTGATCTCGGTGAACTCCGCTGGGCCGATGGTGAGCGGTGGGGCGAGTTGCACGACGGGGTCGCCGCGGTCGTCGGCCCGGCAGTAGAGGCCCGCGTCGTAGAGGCCCTTCGAGAGGAAGCCGCGGAGCAGTCGCTCCGA encodes:
- a CDS encoding NAD(P)/FAD-dependent oxidoreductase; the encoded protein is MVAALRLDAAQPLSFWFDALLESGADDLRPRPALARNARFDVCIVGGGLTGLWTAYYLAKADPSLNIAVLEKHFAGFGASGRNGGWCSALFPSSAASLERTHGRDAAIAMRKAMIDTVDEVSRVTNDEGIDCDFVRGGTVTFARNEPQFAAASADVAEAAEFGVDELELWGGEEVAGRFGVTGVGSGPALGAVFDPACARLQPAKLVRGLADVVEGLGVHIFENTEVTNWFARRVRFRSQGPDGDVIDGAVSATHIVIAVEGYGASLPRVGRHILPLYSLMIATEPLSDELWREIGIEHGQTFGDYRHLIVYGQRTADNRIAFGGRGARYHWGSAIRPEYDRDPRVFSHLRKALVDLFPAVADAAITHRWGGALGVNRDWRATASFNPKTGVALAGGYVGDGLSTTNLAGRTLSALIRDEHSPLTELPWVNHRSPQWEPEPLRFVGANLGLLATGLADSEERLTKRPSVAAKLMGPLLGH
- a CDS encoding DUF4192 family protein, producing MTTIITARDGQDLLALVPELAGFRPVESLVLVAFRGKRSCGALRADLPHSSDADVLSAVASSLIGLLCKIPEADAVVPLVYTSARFDAGNVPPHGEAMNAVIFHAEESGFLVRDALCVAADGWASYLDTAVPPGGHALALIAESTVTAQLAAERPPGAPADRAMHDQRGPDPRRTADLVTRQRMGRLINRFRAMASDPAALGEPSAELAALLGLPAVAEMSVNCPAETVSELDAAALLFAMQGPPARDMLLIHWAFGVEAGARAERENLRFAAGEPGAGRESAALFWGEGPRPDPERIEAAIELLLELVARAPRRCKPPALSMLAWLNWALGRSSRAAVFIEMALAIDPGYGLAEILETMLSIGRLPEWAFAVPVAAASAARHDGRTAETSVRSSAGRSARRAGRRAAQRGRG
- a CDS encoding ABC transporter ATP-binding protein; its protein translation is MSTTEDAANETSTGSTPTRPAPQRGPMGGRGPMGGGGAPVEKPKNFGSSLKRLMGRLRPESFQIISVTILAVIGVVFSVLGPKLLGEGTNIIFSGAISAQMPAGATKAEVIAGLRASGQDQLADMIAPMQLTPGEGIDFAALGSVLLGVLALYVLASVFMWLQGFVLNGSVQRTIYRLREDIETKLNALPLSYFDKMQRGELLSRVTNDIDNVSQSLQQTLSQALTSILTVIGVVIMMFSISPVLAGVALVTIPLTVLITVIIGKRSQKLFVSQWKHTGELNARIEETFTGHSLVKVFGRQKETNAEFTAKNEQLYGASFGAQFVSGIIMPAMMFVGNLVYVAIAVIGGLMVASGQMLLGDVQAFIQYSRQFTQPLSQLGSMANLLQSGVASAERVFELLDADEQSSDAAAPASAPLKADGGSGRLVFDDVTFRYTEDKPLIEHLNLVAEPGHTIAIVGPTGAGKTTLVNLIMRFYELNSGRITLDGVDIATMTRADLRGRMGMVLQDTWLFGGTIRDNIAYGRSDATEEEILAAARATYVDRFVRSLPEGYDTVLDDEAGNISAGEKQLITIARAFLAQPSVLILDEATSSVDTRTELLVQKAMSALRSDRTSFVIAHRLSTIRDADLIVVMENGHIVEQGTHSALLVQGGAYYRLYNAQFEAPAIEDAELHAVEALLERGAEPAADTEEGAA
- a CDS encoding DUF805 domain-containing protein; protein product: MTTPAPSAPTPYIPAEPQTAGVPPLWAPYYNAPFSAAFTRFWKKYATFAGRASRSEYWKWVLVQVLITTVLGLLTLFLALSGSTIDTTTGASTPGPLFGLGFGLLGIWYIATVIPSISLGVRRLHDINQSGWMYLLNLIPSIGSLIILVLAVLPADPRGARFDQPNS